In a genomic window of Amycolatopsis japonica:
- a CDS encoding sirohydrochlorin chelatase, whose protein sequence is MTPPLLAVAHGSRDPRSAATIRALLDVSRGLAPGLDIRESFLDLSEPLLTDALRGLYAEGHREVVVVPLLLGVAYHARVDLPALVAEATADCPGLDVRVSGVLGIDPLIETVALDRLTDAGADLDDPGLGVLLAGVGSSNVAANDAVAGITTRWHLRRGLLATPAFASAAQPDVPAAIARLRLNGAQRLAVAGWFLAPGLLPDRIARLAREADPSVIVAGPLGPDPRIAGLVLDRYDVAAARLAA, encoded by the coding sequence ATGACGCCACCCCTTCTCGCCGTCGCCCACGGCAGCCGCGATCCGCGGTCCGCCGCGACCATCCGCGCCCTGCTCGACGTCTCCCGCGGGCTGGCACCGGGCCTCGACATCCGCGAGTCCTTTTTGGATCTTTCGGAGCCGCTGCTCACCGATGCCCTTCGCGGCCTGTACGCCGAGGGGCACCGCGAGGTCGTCGTGGTGCCCCTCCTGCTCGGCGTGGCCTACCACGCCCGGGTCGATCTGCCCGCGCTCGTCGCCGAGGCGACCGCGGACTGCCCGGGCCTCGACGTGCGGGTTTCCGGGGTACTGGGCATCGACCCGCTCATCGAGACGGTCGCGCTGGATAGGCTCACCGACGCGGGCGCCGATCTGGACGACCCGGGCCTCGGTGTCCTGCTGGCCGGTGTCGGCTCGTCGAACGTGGCGGCGAACGACGCCGTCGCCGGGATCACCACCCGCTGGCATCTGCGGCGCGGACTGCTCGCGACACCCGCCTTCGCCAGTGCCGCGCAGCCGGACGTGCCGGCCGCCATCGCGCGGTTGCGGCTCAACGGCGCACAGCGGCTCGCGGTCGCGGGCTGGTTCCTCGCGCCGGGGCTGCTGCCGGACCGGATCGCGCGCCTGGCCCGCGAAGCCGACCCGTCGGTGATCGTCGCCGGGCCGCTGGGACCGGATCCGCGGATCGCCGGGCTCGTCCTGGACCGCTACGACGTCGCCGCCGCCCGGCTCGCCGCCTGA
- a CDS encoding nitrite/sulfite reductase — translation MSSPTRETPARTPRVKQKRGEGQWALGYREPLNPNERSKKDDNPLNVRARIENIYARGGFDSIDPGDLRGRFRWFGLYTQRKPGIDGGRTATLEPEELDDRYFMLRVRLDGGALTTEQLAVLAEISQTHARDTADITDRQNIQYHWIQIEDVPTIWSKLENAGMTTMEACGDSPRVILGSPVAGIAADEIIDGTPAIDEIKRRYIGDPRYSNLPRKFKTAVSGQQDVAHEINDVAFVGVNHPEHGPGFDVWVGGGLSTNPMIGQRLGAWVSLDEVPDVWEGVISVFRDYGYRRLRARARIKFLVKDWGAAKFRQVLEDEYLKRKLTDGPAPEVPATQIDHVGVHPQIDGKFYVGAAPVAGRVSGATLLAVAKAAERAGSNRVRLTPHQKLVVLDVPEAEVNGLKTELAELGLQTEPSPWRRGIMACTGLEFCKLAIVETKARAIELVTDLEKRLADIQAEIENPVTVHLNGCPNSCARVQTADIGLKGQIVTDEDGKQVEGFQVHLGGGLGLDAGFGRKLRGHKVTASDLTAYVERVVRAYIAGREPGERFAQWVLRADEGVLQ, via the coding sequence ATGTCGTCGCCCACGCGCGAGACCCCTGCCCGTACGCCCCGGGTCAAACAGAAACGGGGTGAGGGACAGTGGGCACTGGGGTATCGCGAGCCGTTGAACCCCAACGAGCGGTCCAAGAAGGACGACAACCCGCTCAACGTCCGGGCGCGGATCGAGAACATCTACGCCCGCGGCGGTTTCGATTCGATCGACCCGGGTGACCTCCGCGGCCGGTTCCGCTGGTTCGGTCTCTACACCCAGCGCAAGCCGGGGATCGACGGCGGCCGTACCGCGACGCTGGAGCCCGAAGAGCTCGACGACCGCTACTTCATGCTGCGGGTGCGGCTCGACGGCGGCGCGCTGACCACCGAGCAGCTGGCCGTGCTCGCCGAGATCTCGCAGACCCACGCCCGCGACACCGCCGACATCACCGACCGGCAGAACATCCAGTACCACTGGATCCAGATCGAGGACGTCCCCACGATCTGGTCGAAGCTCGAGAACGCCGGGATGACCACGATGGAGGCGTGCGGCGACAGCCCGCGCGTCATCCTGGGCTCCCCCGTCGCCGGTATCGCCGCCGACGAGATCATCGACGGCACCCCCGCCATCGACGAGATCAAACGCCGCTACATCGGCGACCCCCGCTACTCGAACCTGCCGCGCAAGTTCAAGACCGCGGTCTCCGGGCAGCAGGACGTCGCGCACGAGATCAACGACGTCGCCTTCGTCGGCGTGAACCACCCCGAACACGGCCCGGGCTTCGACGTCTGGGTCGGCGGCGGCCTGTCCACCAACCCGATGATCGGGCAGCGCCTCGGCGCGTGGGTCTCGCTCGACGAGGTCCCGGACGTCTGGGAAGGCGTGATCAGCGTCTTCCGCGACTACGGCTACCGGCGGCTGCGCGCCCGTGCGCGGATCAAGTTCCTGGTGAAGGACTGGGGCGCCGCGAAGTTCCGTCAGGTGCTGGAAGACGAGTACCTCAAGCGCAAGCTGACCGACGGCCCGGCTCCCGAGGTGCCCGCCACCCAGATCGACCACGTCGGCGTGCACCCGCAGATCGACGGCAAGTTCTACGTCGGCGCCGCGCCGGTCGCGGGCCGCGTCTCCGGTGCCACCCTGCTGGCGGTCGCCAAGGCCGCCGAGCGGGCCGGGTCGAACCGCGTCCGCCTCACCCCGCACCAGAAGCTCGTGGTCCTCGACGTCCCCGAGGCCGAGGTGAACGGGCTGAAAACCGAACTGGCCGAGCTCGGCCTGCAGACCGAGCCTTCGCCGTGGCGGCGCGGGATCATGGCCTGCACCGGCCTGGAGTTCTGCAAACTCGCCATCGTCGAGACGAAGGCCCGCGCGATAGAACTGGTCACCGACCTGGAGAAACGTCTCGCCGACATCCAGGCCGAGATCGAGAACCCGGTGACCGTGCACCTCAATGGCTGCCCCAACTCCTGCGCCCGGGTCCAGACCGCCGACATCGGGCTCAAGGGCCAGATCGTCACCGACGAGGACGGCAAGCAGGTCGAGGGCTTCCAGGTGCACCTCGGCGGCGGGCTCGGCCTGGACGCCGGGTTCGGCCGGAAACTGCGCGGCCACAAGGTGACCGCCTCGGACCTGACCGCGTACGTCGAGCGGGTCGTGCGGGCGTACATCGCCGGCCGCGAACCCGGCGAGCGGTTCGCCCAGTGGGTCCTGCGGGCCGACGAAGGCGTCTTGCAATGA
- a CDS encoding CDP-alcohol phosphatidyltransferase family protein, giving the protein MFNGLADWWDGVELWLAQAPFPVQFVLVMAVVVPLCLVAAWVLDTVFGKVARRFGTARDANDSDRPS; this is encoded by the coding sequence GTGTTCAACGGGCTTGCGGACTGGTGGGACGGCGTCGAACTGTGGCTCGCGCAGGCCCCGTTCCCCGTGCAGTTCGTGCTGGTCATGGCGGTCGTGGTGCCGCTGTGCCTGGTCGCGGCCTGGGTGCTCGACACGGTCTTCGGAAAGGTCGCCCGGCGCTTCGGCACCGCCCGCGATGCGAACGACTCCGACCGGCCGTCCTAA
- a CDS encoding ribonuclease domain-containing protein, translated as MFNRRRITAALIGLIVLVLAGWFVKDGISGDDTKSAPASSSASAAPSGDAAAKGKVAGEDSGLPVKPLTKLPSQASDTWKLIQAGGPYPYPRNDDVTFQNREKVLPAKGSGYYREYTVKTPGSQDRGARRLVTGSGKELYYTEDHYKSFVVVDPSR; from the coding sequence ATGTTCAACCGTAGGCGGATCACCGCCGCCCTGATCGGCCTGATCGTGCTGGTGCTCGCAGGCTGGTTCGTCAAGGACGGCATCAGCGGTGACGACACGAAGAGCGCTCCGGCGAGTTCGTCCGCTTCGGCCGCGCCGTCGGGCGACGCCGCGGCGAAGGGCAAGGTCGCGGGTGAGGATTCGGGTCTCCCGGTCAAGCCGCTGACGAAGCTTCCTTCGCAGGCGTCCGACACCTGGAAGCTCATCCAAGCGGGCGGGCCGTACCCGTACCCGCGCAATGACGACGTCACTTTCCAGAACCGGGAGAAGGTCTTGCCCGCCAAGGGTTCCGGCTACTACCGGGAGTACACGGTGAAGACGCCGGGCAGCCAGGATCGCGGGGCGAGGCGGCTCGTGACCGGGAGCGGCAAGGAGCTGTACTACACCGAGGACCACTACAAGTCCTTCGTCGTAGTGGACCCCAGCCGATGA
- the cysD gene encoding sulfate adenylyltransferase subunit CysD encodes MTTLEPAADAAQDNLAALESEAIHIFREVAGEFDRPVILFSGGKDSTLLLHLAIKAFWPAPVPFPLLHVDTGHNFDEVIDFRDRVVEQHGLRLVVAKVQDWIDDGRLEERADGMRNPLQTTPLLDTIAENKFDAVFGGGRRDEERARAKERIFSLRNAFGQWEPRRQRPELWNLYNGRHRPGEQVRVFPLSNWTEADVWNYIAREKVEMPSIYYAHRREVYQRDGMWLAEGPWGGPRPDEVVRELTVRYRTVGDGSCTGAIESTAATVDEVIAEVSASRLTERGATRADDRMSEAAMEDRKREGYF; translated from the coding sequence ATGACCACGCTCGAACCGGCCGCTGACGCCGCCCAGGACAATCTGGCGGCGCTGGAATCCGAGGCCATCCACATCTTCCGCGAGGTGGCGGGTGAGTTCGACCGGCCGGTGATCCTCTTCTCCGGCGGCAAGGACTCCACGCTCCTGCTGCACCTGGCGATCAAGGCCTTCTGGCCGGCCCCGGTGCCGTTCCCGTTGCTGCACGTCGACACCGGGCACAACTTCGACGAGGTCATCGACTTCCGCGACCGCGTGGTCGAGCAGCACGGGCTCCGGCTGGTCGTGGCGAAGGTCCAGGACTGGATCGACGACGGCAGGCTCGAAGAGCGCGCCGACGGGATGCGCAACCCGCTGCAGACCACGCCGCTGCTCGACACGATCGCCGAGAACAAGTTCGACGCGGTCTTCGGCGGCGGGCGCCGCGACGAGGAACGCGCCCGCGCCAAGGAGCGGATCTTCAGCCTGCGCAACGCTTTCGGCCAGTGGGAGCCACGTCGGCAGCGACCGGAACTGTGGAACCTCTACAACGGCCGTCACCGCCCTGGCGAGCAGGTCCGCGTCTTCCCGCTGTCCAACTGGACCGAGGCGGACGTCTGGAACTACATCGCGCGGGAGAAGGTCGAAATGCCGTCGATCTACTACGCGCACCGGCGCGAGGTCTACCAGCGCGACGGCATGTGGCTGGCCGAAGGTCCGTGGGGCGGGCCGCGGCCGGACGAGGTCGTCCGGGAACTGACCGTGCGCTACCGGACCGTCGGCGACGGTTCGTGCACGGGCGCCATCGAATCGACCGCCGCCACGGTGGACGAGGTCATCGCCGAGGTCTCGGCCTCCCGGCTCACCGAACGCGGCGCCACCCGTGCCGACGACCGGATGTCGGAGGCGGCGATGGAAGACCGCAAGCGGGAAGGGTACTTCTGA
- a CDS encoding phosphoadenylyl-sulfate reductase, with amino-acid sequence MTATADYKTLAERASKELAEATATEALRWTAETFGDDFIVASNMQDAVLIDLATQVKPDVDVLFLQTGYHFPETIGTRDAVQAVYPGVRIVNAEAEQSVAEQDADYGPKLHERDPNQCCHLRKVVPLRNTLAKYSAWVTGVRRVDAPTRANTPIVTWDDRNGLVKINPIAPWSDDEFNGYISEHGILENPLVSIGYLSIGCAPCTAKVAPGQDPRSGRWAGQGKTECGLHG; translated from the coding sequence ATGACCGCCACTGCCGACTACAAGACACTCGCCGAACGAGCCTCGAAGGAGCTCGCGGAGGCGACCGCGACCGAGGCCCTGCGCTGGACCGCGGAGACCTTCGGCGACGACTTCATCGTCGCGTCGAACATGCAGGACGCCGTCCTGATCGATCTGGCCACCCAGGTCAAACCCGACGTCGACGTGCTGTTCCTGCAGACCGGCTACCACTTCCCGGAGACCATCGGCACCCGCGACGCGGTGCAGGCGGTGTACCCGGGCGTGCGGATCGTCAACGCCGAAGCCGAACAGAGCGTCGCCGAACAGGACGCGGACTACGGCCCGAAACTGCACGAACGCGACCCGAACCAGTGCTGCCACCTCCGCAAGGTCGTGCCACTGCGGAACACGCTCGCGAAGTACTCGGCGTGGGTGACCGGCGTCCGCCGCGTCGACGCGCCGACCCGCGCGAACACCCCCATCGTCACCTGGGACGACCGCAACGGGCTGGTGAAGATCAACCCGATCGCGCCGTGGTCCGACGACGAGTTCAACGGCTACATCAGCGAACACGGGATCCTCGAGAACCCGTTGGTGTCCATCGGTTATCTGTCGATCGGCTGCGCGCCGTGCACCGCGAAGGTCGCTCCGGGCCAGGACCCGCGCAGCGGCCGCTGGGCCGGGCAGGGCAAGACCGAATGCGGCCTGCACGGGTGA
- a CDS encoding eL43 family ribosomal protein, with protein MTERATPYYCPFCGDEDLRPEEGGSWLCSGCRRVFTVKFLGLSFPEVSQG; from the coding sequence ATGACCGAACGCGCGACCCCGTACTACTGCCCTTTCTGTGGCGATGAAGACCTCCGGCCGGAGGAAGGCGGCTCATGGCTGTGCTCGGGCTGCCGCCGGGTCTTCACCGTGAAGTTCCTCGGACTGTCCTTTCCGGAGGTGTCGCAAGGATGA
- a CDS encoding enoyl-CoA hydratase family protein, translating to MADELVHYDVVGGTATITLDSPHNRNALSAQLRRELSESLDKAQADDAVRVIVLTHTGPVFCAGMDLKEARGAGAGAQGVNEFPKILEQLWTSPKPVVARLAGPARAGGIGMVAATDIAVAVPEATFAFSEVRIGVVPAVISLTVLPRLNARAAHELFLTGDTFDAKRAVEIGLLNSAVPADELDDEVARYVKALALGGPKALAATKELLSKPRPATPAEGFEAMNKLSAGFFASEEGQEGITAFAQKRKPNWVPEA from the coding sequence ATGGCTGACGAACTGGTGCACTACGACGTGGTGGGCGGCACCGCCACGATCACCTTGGACTCCCCGCACAACCGCAACGCGCTCTCCGCCCAGCTGCGGCGTGAACTGAGCGAATCGCTGGACAAGGCACAGGCGGACGACGCGGTGCGGGTCATCGTGCTCACCCACACCGGTCCGGTGTTCTGCGCGGGTATGGATCTCAAGGAGGCCCGCGGCGCCGGTGCGGGCGCCCAGGGCGTGAACGAGTTCCCGAAGATCCTCGAGCAGCTGTGGACCAGTCCCAAGCCCGTCGTGGCGAGGCTCGCGGGCCCCGCACGGGCCGGCGGGATCGGCATGGTCGCAGCGACCGACATCGCCGTCGCCGTACCCGAAGCGACCTTCGCCTTCTCCGAGGTGCGGATCGGCGTCGTCCCCGCCGTCATCTCGCTCACCGTGCTGCCGCGGCTCAACGCCCGCGCCGCGCACGAGCTGTTCCTGACCGGTGACACCTTCGACGCGAAGCGCGCCGTCGAGATCGGCCTGCTGAACTCGGCCGTCCCCGCCGACGAACTCGACGACGAGGTCGCCCGCTACGTCAAGGCGCTCGCGCTCGGCGGCCCGAAGGCGCTCGCGGCGACGAAGGAACTGCTCAGCAAGCCGCGCCCGGCGACACCCGCCGAAGGCTTCGAAGCCATGAACAAGCTGTCCGCCGGGTTCTTCGCGAGCGAAGAAGGCCAGGAGGGCATCACGGCCTTCGCGCAGAAGCGCAAGCCGAACTGGGTGCCGGAGGCATAG
- a CDS encoding sulfate adenylyltransferase subunit 1 yields MSSLLRLATAGSVDDGKSTLVGRLLYDTKSVLADQLDAVTRASVDKGLSTPDLSLLVDGLRSEREQGITIDVAYRYFATPKRSFVLADTPGHVQYTRNTVTGASTAQLAVLLVDARKGVIEQTRRHAAVLALLGVPNLVLAVNKIDLVGYDEATFTVIAEEFAEHAASLGYERGSVLAVPVSALVGDNVAEKSDKTPWYSGPTLLEHLETVPVAPDPHDSAFRFPVQYVIRPRTADHPDYRGYAGQIAAGTVRPGDEIVVLPQGIRSRVEAIDTADGPLAEAGAGTSVTLLLADDVDISRGDLIAAADRQPTVTDEITATLCWLSAKALKPGARVLVKHGTRTVQALVGELHARFDEQTLSSVDDPATLELNDIGRVTLRLAEEIGVDDYGVSPRTGAFLVIDPKDGDTLAAGLVGERFA; encoded by the coding sequence ATGTCCAGCCTCCTCAGGCTCGCGACCGCGGGCAGTGTGGACGACGGGAAGTCGACCCTGGTCGGGCGGCTCCTGTACGACACCAAATCCGTCCTCGCCGACCAGCTGGACGCGGTCACCCGCGCCAGTGTCGACAAAGGACTGTCCACTCCGGACCTCTCGCTGCTCGTGGACGGCCTGCGCTCGGAACGCGAGCAGGGCATCACGATCGACGTGGCGTACCGGTACTTCGCGACGCCGAAGCGCAGTTTCGTGCTCGCGGACACGCCGGGCCACGTGCAGTACACGCGGAACACGGTGACCGGGGCGTCCACCGCGCAGCTGGCCGTACTGCTGGTCGACGCGCGCAAGGGCGTCATCGAGCAGACCCGCCGCCACGCCGCGGTGCTCGCGCTGCTGGGCGTGCCGAACCTGGTGCTGGCGGTGAACAAGATCGACCTCGTCGGCTACGACGAAGCGACGTTCACCGTGATCGCCGAAGAGTTCGCCGAGCACGCCGCGTCCCTGGGCTACGAACGGGGTTCCGTGCTCGCGGTGCCGGTTTCGGCGCTGGTGGGCGACAACGTGGCCGAGAAGTCGGACAAGACACCGTGGTACTCCGGCCCGACCCTGCTGGAGCATCTGGAAACCGTTCCGGTGGCGCCGGATCCGCACGATTCGGCGTTCCGCTTCCCGGTGCAGTACGTGATCCGGCCGCGCACGGCGGACCATCCCGACTACCGCGGGTACGCCGGGCAGATCGCGGCGGGCACCGTGCGGCCGGGTGACGAGATCGTCGTGCTCCCGCAAGGGATCCGCAGCCGGGTCGAGGCCATCGACACCGCCGACGGGCCGCTCGCCGAAGCCGGCGCGGGCACCTCGGTGACCCTGTTGCTCGCCGACGACGTCGACATCTCGCGCGGTGACCTGATCGCCGCCGCCGACCGGCAGCCGACGGTGACCGACGAGATCACCGCGACCCTGTGCTGGCTCTCGGCCAAGGCGCTCAAACCGGGCGCACGGGTGCTGGTGAAGCACGGAACGCGGACGGTGCAGGCCCTGGTCGGCGAACTCCACGCCCGTTTCGACGAGCAGACGTTGTCCAGTGTGGACGATCCGGCGACCTTGGAGCTCAACGACATCGGCCGGGTGACGTTGCGCCTGGCCGAAGAGATCGGCGTGGACGACTACGGCGTCAGCCCGCGGACGGGCGCGTTCCTGGTCATCGACCCGAAGGACGGCGACACCCTCGCCGCCGGACTCGTCGGCGAAAGGTTCGCATGA
- a CDS encoding zinc-binding dehydrogenase yields MFAVYASEPNAEKPLDSLVIGERPEPEVPEGWVRVNVKAASLNMHDLWTLRGVGIKPEQFPMILGCDGAGTLDDGTEVVVHSVINAPGWQGDDTLDPKRTLLTEKHQGTFAEQVVVPARNVVPKPSSLSFAEAATMGTAWLTAYRMLFVKSGLRPGQTMLVQGASGGVSTALIQLGRAAGFRVWVTGRSEEKRALAENLGAHQTFESGARLPERVDAVFETVGKATWSHSVKSLKPGGIIVVSGSTSGPDAHAELQRVFFLQLRIAGSTMGTRDELNDLLAYLELTGVRPQIGAELPFAEAETGFKNMLDGETSGKVVFTH; encoded by the coding sequence ATGTTCGCCGTTTACGCTTCCGAACCCAACGCCGAAAAGCCGCTGGACTCGCTGGTGATCGGCGAGCGGCCCGAACCCGAGGTCCCCGAAGGCTGGGTGCGGGTCAACGTCAAGGCCGCCAGCCTCAACATGCACGACCTGTGGACGTTGCGCGGCGTCGGCATCAAACCCGAGCAGTTCCCGATGATCCTGGGCTGTGACGGCGCGGGCACCCTCGACGACGGCACCGAGGTCGTCGTCCATTCGGTGATCAACGCCCCGGGCTGGCAGGGCGACGACACCCTCGACCCCAAGCGCACCCTGCTCACCGAGAAGCACCAGGGCACCTTCGCCGAGCAGGTCGTGGTCCCCGCACGCAATGTCGTTCCGAAGCCGTCGAGCCTGAGCTTCGCGGAAGCCGCGACGATGGGCACGGCATGGCTGACCGCGTACCGGATGCTGTTCGTGAAGTCCGGGCTGCGGCCTGGACAGACGATGCTCGTCCAGGGCGCCTCCGGCGGCGTCTCGACCGCGCTGATCCAGCTCGGGCGTGCGGCCGGATTCCGGGTCTGGGTCACCGGGCGTAGCGAAGAGAAGCGTGCGCTCGCCGAGAATCTGGGCGCACATCAGACCTTTGAGTCCGGCGCGCGGCTGCCGGAGCGGGTCGACGCGGTCTTCGAAACCGTCGGCAAGGCGACCTGGTCCCATTCGGTGAAGTCGCTGAAGCCGGGCGGCATCATCGTCGTCTCGGGTTCGACCAGCGGCCCCGACGCTCACGCGGAGTTGCAGCGCGTGTTCTTTCTGCAACTACGCATCGCGGGTTCGACCATGGGGACCAGGGACGAACTGAACGATCTCCTCGCCTACCTGGAGCTCACCGGGGTCCGCCCGCAGATCGGTGCCGAACTGCCGTTCGCGGAAGCCGAAACCGGGTTTAAGAACATGCTCGACGGGGAAACCTCCGGCAAGGTGGTCTTCACGCATTGA
- a CDS encoding alpha/beta hydrolase — translation MTASQRPEPADPGGRTTTDTDPIRVSFRRYAGVRTRVLEVGPQPVESTDRTPRRMLGKRATARGQVKPTAPRLVLLHGYCDSADTWRPVLELLAAAGVPAVAVDLPGFGDAQPLRPGPMLPQLDAFTAAVVKEQAVLGTVVLAGNSLGGTMSLRAAENHRLPVAGVVSIAAPGFVDSWLIRTVARYPLPLRMYSALPLPIPGFLVRAVAEQVVPRLLYADSAAADADQVRRFTSLFPDYRSTTTRLEQARQLVEELANAYRLEEIRVPLLVVVCGKDKLVSAASGRQLHALVPHSRLMVREDWGHCPQLDDPVEISELLTYFSAGASRPSKIAARVAAEVSEDTVAG, via the coding sequence ATGACCGCATCGCAGCGGCCCGAACCGGCGGACCCGGGGGGCCGGACCACCACCGACACCGACCCGATCCGCGTCTCGTTCCGGCGCTACGCCGGTGTCCGCACCAGAGTGCTCGAAGTCGGGCCGCAGCCGGTGGAATCCACCGACCGCACCCCTCGGCGGATGCTCGGCAAACGGGCCACGGCGCGCGGGCAGGTCAAGCCGACCGCGCCGAGGCTGGTGCTGCTGCACGGCTACTGCGACAGCGCCGACACCTGGCGCCCGGTTCTGGAGCTGCTCGCGGCCGCCGGTGTTCCGGCGGTCGCGGTCGATCTGCCCGGATTCGGTGACGCTCAGCCACTGCGGCCGGGCCCGATGCTGCCGCAGCTGGACGCGTTCACCGCGGCCGTGGTCAAGGAGCAGGCCGTACTCGGCACGGTGGTCCTCGCCGGCAACTCGCTCGGCGGCACGATGAGCCTGCGTGCCGCGGAGAACCACCGGCTGCCGGTCGCCGGCGTGGTGTCGATCGCCGCGCCCGGTTTCGTGGACAGCTGGCTCATCCGCACCGTGGCCCGGTACCCGCTGCCGCTGCGGATGTACTCGGCCCTGCCGCTGCCGATCCCCGGCTTCCTCGTGCGTGCCGTCGCCGAGCAGGTCGTCCCCCGGCTCCTGTACGCCGACTCGGCCGCCGCCGACGCCGACCAGGTACGCCGGTTCACCTCGCTTTTCCCGGACTACCGCTCCACCACCACCAGGCTCGAACAGGCGAGGCAGCTCGTCGAAGAGCTGGCGAACGCGTACCGCCTCGAAGAAATCCGTGTCCCGCTCCTGGTGGTCGTCTGCGGCAAGGACAAGCTGGTCAGCGCCGCCTCCGGACGGCAGTTGCACGCGCTGGTCCCGCACAGCAGGCTGATGGTGCGCGAGGACTGGGGCCATTGCCCGCAGCTGGACGACCCCGTCGAGATCTCGGAGCTGCTCACCTACTTCTCCGCCGGCGCCTCCAGGCCGTCGAAGATCGCCGCTCGCGTGGCCGCCGAAGTGAGCGAGGACACCGTCGCCGGATAG
- a CDS encoding barstar family protein, producing the protein MSAGKDAADKAFARGAYPHLIDGARTVDKDSALDAIAEALSFPDYFGKNLDALYDCLTDLSWLPPGEHVLIWAGSSGLRERDPKAYLAVRSVLSDAQRALGPSGDRTDSRRLTVVLPD; encoded by the coding sequence ATGAGCGCGGGCAAGGACGCGGCGGACAAGGCGTTCGCCCGCGGCGCGTATCCGCACCTGATCGACGGCGCGCGGACGGTCGACAAGGACTCGGCGCTCGACGCGATCGCGGAGGCGCTGTCGTTCCCGGACTACTTCGGGAAGAACCTCGACGCGCTCTACGACTGCCTCACCGACCTGTCCTGGCTCCCGCCCGGCGAGCACGTCCTGATCTGGGCCGGTTCCTCGGGGCTCCGGGAGCGTGATCCGAAGGCGTACCTGGCCGTCCGCAGCGTGCTTTCCGACGCGCAGCGGGCGCTGGGGCCGTCCGGCGATCGGACGGACTCCCGGCGCCTCACCGTCGTCCTGCCGGACTAG